In a single window of the Saccharothrix australiensis genome:
- the metG gene encoding methionine--tRNA ligase, with protein sequence MSASVLTAVAWPYANGPRHIGHVSGFGVPSDVFSRFMRMSGNRVLMVSGTDEHGTPISVQAEKEGLTERELADKYNRVIAEDLHGLGLSYDLFTRTTTGNHYKVVQELFLALWRNGYVVPRTEMGAISPSTGRTLPDRYIEGTCPICGYDGARGDQCDNCGNQLDPIDLRNPRSRINGEVPEFVETEHLFLDLPQFIDALGGWLQTRTEWRPNVLKFSQNLLKDLRPRAITRDLDWGVPIPLDGWRDQPLKRFYVWFDAVIGYLSASVEWARRSGDDDAWQEFWTGDALGYYFMGKDNIVFHSLIWPSLLLGQNGQGAKGGEPGAFGALNLPTEVVSSEFLTMSGSKFSTSRGTVIYVTDFLRQFGPDALRYFISVAGPENQDTDFTWDEFVRRTNFELANEWGNLVNRSISMAHKNVGAVPTPTAPTRADHELLELSRKAFDVVGGHLRRSRFKQASSEAMKVVGAANRYLSDQEPWKLKDDPARRDTVLHTALQVVQDANTLLTPFLPHSAQRVHEALGGTGVWSAQPELTEVADLDVPERSYPVLTGDYAAEQARWGSTPIEVGRPLAKPNPLFAKLDPELAEVGPEWAPIVT encoded by the coding sequence ATGAGTGCCTCCGTGTTGACCGCGGTGGCGTGGCCGTATGCGAACGGGCCCCGCCACATCGGTCACGTATCAGGGTTCGGTGTCCCCTCCGACGTGTTCTCGCGGTTCATGCGGATGTCGGGGAACCGGGTGCTGATGGTGTCCGGCACGGACGAGCACGGCACCCCCATCTCGGTGCAGGCCGAGAAGGAGGGGCTCACCGAGCGCGAACTCGCGGACAAGTACAACCGGGTCATCGCCGAGGACCTGCACGGGCTCGGGCTGTCCTACGACCTGTTCACCCGGACCACCACCGGCAACCACTACAAGGTCGTCCAGGAGCTGTTCCTGGCGCTGTGGCGCAACGGCTACGTGGTGCCCCGGACCGAGATGGGCGCGATCAGCCCCTCGACCGGCCGCACGCTGCCCGACCGCTACATCGAGGGCACCTGCCCGATCTGCGGCTACGACGGCGCACGCGGCGACCAGTGCGACAACTGCGGCAACCAGCTCGACCCGATCGACCTGCGCAACCCCCGGTCCCGGATCAACGGCGAGGTGCCGGAGTTCGTCGAGACCGAGCACCTGTTCCTCGACCTGCCGCAGTTCATCGACGCGCTGGGCGGGTGGCTCCAGACCCGCACCGAGTGGCGGCCCAACGTGCTGAAGTTCAGCCAGAACCTGCTCAAGGACCTCCGGCCGCGCGCCATCACGCGGGACCTGGACTGGGGCGTGCCGATCCCGCTGGACGGGTGGCGCGACCAGCCGCTCAAGCGGTTCTACGTGTGGTTCGACGCCGTCATCGGTTACCTGAGCGCGTCGGTGGAGTGGGCGCGCCGCAGCGGCGACGACGACGCCTGGCAGGAGTTCTGGACCGGCGACGCGCTGGGCTACTACTTCATGGGCAAGGACAACATCGTCTTCCACTCGCTGATCTGGCCGTCGCTGCTGCTCGGGCAGAACGGGCAGGGCGCGAAGGGCGGCGAGCCGGGCGCGTTCGGCGCGCTGAACCTGCCCACGGAGGTCGTGTCCAGCGAGTTCCTGACCATGAGCGGGTCGAAGTTCTCCACCTCGCGCGGCACCGTCATCTACGTGACGGACTTCCTGCGCCAGTTCGGACCGGACGCGCTGCGCTACTTCATCTCGGTGGCCGGCCCGGAGAACCAGGACACCGACTTCACGTGGGACGAGTTCGTCCGCCGCACGAACTTCGAACTCGCCAACGAGTGGGGCAACCTGGTCAACCGGTCGATCTCGATGGCGCACAAGAACGTGGGCGCCGTCCCGACGCCGACCGCGCCGACGCGGGCCGACCACGAGCTGCTGGAGCTGTCCCGCAAGGCGTTCGACGTGGTGGGCGGGCACCTGCGCCGCTCGCGGTTCAAGCAGGCGTCGAGCGAGGCGATGAAGGTGGTCGGCGCGGCCAACCGCTACCTGTCCGACCAGGAGCCGTGGAAGCTCAAGGACGACCCGGCGCGCCGGGACACCGTCCTGCACACCGCGCTCCAGGTCGTCCAGGACGCGAACACGCTGCTCACGCCGTTCCTGCCGCACTCGGCGCAGCGGGTGCACGAAGCGCTGGGCGGCACCGGCGTGTGGTCTGCGCAGCCCGAGCTGACCGAGGTGGCCGACCTGGACGTGCCCGAGCGCTCGTACCCGGTGCTGACCGGTGACTACGCGGCCGAGCAGGCGCGGTGGGGCTCGACGCCGATCGAGGTCGGCCGCCCGCTGGCCAAGCCGAACCCGCTGTTCGCCAAGCTCGACCCGGAGCTGGCCGAGGTCGGCCCGGAGTGGGCCCCGATCGTGACGTGA
- a CDS encoding TatD family hydrolase, with protein MSKRRGERPPVPDALPVPVVDAHTHLDACGAVTPDQVGELLDRANAAGVDRVITVADDLASARWAAEAATWDDRVFAAVALHPTRTSTFTDEDRAELTRLAGQPRVVAVGETGLDYYWDYAPPAAQHEAFRWHIELSKRVGKPLMIHDRDAHDDVLKILDEEGPPSTVVFHCFSGDLAFARACVERGFVLSFAGTATFRNAHALREAAAWAPADHVLVETDAPFLTPHPFRGRPNEPYCANYTLRDLATLRHVELAELAATVTRNAERVFGLRDGVES; from the coding sequence GTGAGCAAGCGCCGCGGTGAACGGCCACCGGTCCCGGACGCGCTGCCGGTACCGGTGGTCGACGCGCACACCCACCTCGACGCGTGCGGGGCGGTGACACCCGACCAGGTCGGGGAACTGCTCGACCGGGCGAACGCGGCGGGCGTCGACCGCGTGATCACGGTCGCGGACGACCTCGCCTCCGCGCGCTGGGCGGCCGAGGCGGCCACGTGGGACGACCGGGTGTTCGCGGCGGTCGCGCTGCACCCGACCCGGACGTCCACGTTCACCGACGAGGACCGGGCCGAGCTGACGCGGCTCGCCGGGCAGCCGCGGGTGGTGGCGGTCGGCGAGACCGGTCTCGACTACTACTGGGACTACGCGCCGCCGGCCGCGCAGCACGAGGCTTTCCGTTGGCACATCGAGCTTTCCAAGCGCGTGGGCAAGCCGCTGATGATCCACGACCGGGACGCGCACGACGACGTGCTGAAGATCCTGGACGAGGAGGGCCCACCGTCCACAGTGGTCTTCCACTGCTTCTCCGGCGACCTGGCGTTCGCGCGGGCGTGCGTGGAGCGCGGGTTCGTGCTGTCGTTCGCGGGCACCGCGACCTTCCGCAACGCGCACGCCCTGCGGGAGGCGGCGGCGTGGGCGCCGGCGGACCACGTGCTCGTGGAGACCGACGCGCCCTTCCTCACCCCGCACCCCTTCAGGGGACGCCCCAACGAGCCGTACTGCGCCAACTACACGCTCCGCGATCTTGCGACGCTGCGTCACGTGGAATTGGCCGAACTCGCGGCGACCGTCACCCGGAACGCCGAACGCGTCTTCGGTCTTCGTGACGGGGTGGAGTCCTAG
- a CDS encoding resuscitation-promoting factor: MNSFNEDTDWFTPVKSTSVDVLERPEAGWSDWDTSVFSITPDDVLEVLGPDADEVLANADVDVDELIRLINAETTLLPPITIPDEVSQDRVASGLAAEQPSAPPAALVEAAGKWKRRFLKAAVATVLVTISGGGATAIAMDKSVTVDVDGEAKTVRTYESTVGEILADEGIAVGEHDALSPSPQAKVGDGGKISLDRGRLVKATVDGEQREGWVRSVSVDEALDQLKIDDEGAWVSHDRNMAVPLDGLSLEVKSLKTVTLFDGGNPPQQIRTNAVTVDELLKAQNLTLGAEDKLETAADLRITNGAEVHISRTGVSVINATETVEQSVEEIPDGSLMKGSKEVIDPGEPGEQIVTYRVTLKNGQETNREKLGAKVTKEPKAKKVKVGTKLPPDGEVWDRLAQCEATGNWAINTGNGYYGGLQFNKSTWDAYGGGQYAAYPHQATREQQIAVATKLRDARGGYSAWPHCQSRLGLS; this comes from the coding sequence GTGAACTCGTTCAACGAGGACACCGACTGGTTTACTCCCGTGAAGTCCACCTCGGTGGACGTCCTGGAGAGACCGGAGGCCGGTTGGTCCGACTGGGACACCTCGGTTTTCAGCATCACGCCGGACGACGTCCTGGAGGTCCTCGGACCCGACGCGGACGAGGTGCTGGCCAACGCCGACGTGGACGTCGACGAGCTGATCCGGCTGATCAACGCCGAGACCACGCTCCTGCCGCCGATCACCATCCCGGACGAGGTCTCCCAGGACCGGGTCGCGAGCGGCTTGGCCGCGGAGCAGCCGAGCGCCCCGCCCGCCGCCCTGGTCGAGGCCGCCGGGAAGTGGAAGCGCCGCTTCCTCAAGGCCGCGGTCGCCACCGTGCTGGTGACCATCTCCGGCGGCGGCGCCACCGCGATCGCGATGGACAAGTCCGTCACGGTCGACGTCGACGGCGAGGCCAAGACCGTCCGCACCTACGAGTCCACGGTGGGCGAGATCCTCGCCGACGAGGGCATCGCGGTCGGCGAGCACGACGCGCTCAGCCCGTCGCCCCAGGCGAAGGTCGGCGACGGCGGGAAGATCTCGCTCGACCGCGGTCGCCTGGTGAAGGCGACGGTCGACGGCGAGCAGCGCGAGGGCTGGGTCCGCTCGGTCAGCGTGGACGAGGCGCTGGACCAGCTCAAGATCGACGACGAGGGCGCGTGGGTCTCCCACGACCGGAACATGGCCGTCCCGCTCGACGGGTTGTCGCTGGAGGTCAAGAGCCTCAAGACGGTCACCCTGTTCGACGGCGGCAACCCGCCGCAGCAGATCCGCACGAACGCCGTGACGGTCGACGAGCTGCTGAAGGCGCAGAACCTGACGCTGGGCGCCGAGGACAAGCTCGAAACCGCCGCCGACCTGCGCATCACCAACGGCGCCGAGGTCCACATCAGCCGGACCGGCGTGTCCGTGATCAACGCGACGGAGACCGTCGAGCAGTCCGTCGAGGAGATCCCGGACGGCTCGCTGATGAAGGGCTCCAAGGAGGTCATCGACCCCGGCGAGCCCGGCGAGCAGATCGTCACCTACCGCGTGACGCTCAAGAACGGCCAGGAGACCAACCGCGAGAAGCTCGGCGCGAAGGTCACCAAGGAGCCGAAGGCCAAGAAGGTCAAGGTCGGCACCAAGCTCCCGCCGGACGGCGAGGTGTGGGACCGGCTCGCGCAGTGCGAGGCGACCGGGAACTGGGCCATCAACACCGGCAACGGCTACTACGGCGGCCTCCAGTTCAACAAGAGCACCTGGGACGCGTACGGCGGCGGCCAGTACGCCGCGTACCCGCACCAGGCGACCCGCGAGCAGCAGATCGCCGTGGCGACCAAGCTGCGCGACGCGCGCGGTGGGTACTCGGCGTGGCCGCACTGCCAGAGCAGGCTCGGGCTGTCGTGA
- the rsmA gene encoding 16S rRNA (adenine(1518)-N(6)/adenine(1519)-N(6))-dimethyltransferase RsmA: protein MTDGTSSAVPGSSLLGPADVRRLAAEVGVRPTKKLGQNFVHDPNTVRKIVAAADLSADDVVLEVGPGLGSLTLALLPACRALAAVEIDPVLAARLPRTVAERAPGLADRLTVVEADAMRVTADRFPEPPTALVANLPYNVAVPVVLHLLAELPSLRTGLVMVQSEVADRMAAGPGSKVYGVPSVKLAWYADARRAGPVSRSVFWPVPNVDSALVAFTRHDPLSTVDQKVLFSLVDAAFAQRRKTLRGALSGWAGSAAEAGRLLSLAGVDPGARGEQLGVREFVRIAEVSSSR, encoded by the coding sequence GTGACTGATGGGACTTCGTCCGCGGTGCCGGGGAGTTCGTTGCTCGGCCCCGCGGACGTCCGGCGGCTGGCTGCCGAGGTCGGGGTTCGGCCCACCAAGAAGTTGGGGCAGAACTTCGTCCACGACCCGAACACGGTGCGGAAGATCGTCGCCGCCGCCGACCTGTCGGCCGACGACGTGGTGCTGGAGGTCGGGCCGGGGCTCGGGTCGCTGACGCTCGCCCTGCTGCCCGCCTGTCGCGCCTTGGCGGCCGTCGAGATCGACCCGGTCCTGGCGGCCAGGTTGCCGCGGACCGTCGCCGAGCGCGCGCCGGGGCTCGCGGACCGGCTGACCGTGGTCGAGGCCGACGCGATGCGCGTCACGGCCGACCGGTTCCCGGAGCCGCCCACCGCGCTGGTCGCCAACCTCCCGTACAACGTGGCCGTGCCGGTCGTGCTGCACCTGCTGGCCGAGCTGCCCTCCCTGCGCACCGGCCTGGTGATGGTGCAGTCCGAGGTGGCCGACCGGATGGCCGCGGGTCCCGGCAGCAAGGTCTACGGGGTCCCGAGCGTCAAGCTCGCCTGGTACGCCGACGCCCGCCGCGCCGGACCGGTGTCGCGGTCGGTGTTCTGGCCGGTGCCGAACGTGGACTCCGCGCTGGTCGCGTTCACCCGCCACGACCCTCTGTCCACTGTGGACCAGAAGGTGCTGTTCTCCTTGGTGGACGCGGCTTTCGCGCAGCGCCGGAAGACCTTGCGGGGCGCGCTGTCCGGGTGGGCGGGCTCGGCCGCCGAGGCCGGGCGCCTGTTGTCGCTGGCAGGCGTCGATCCGGGCGCTCGGGGCGAACAACTGGGCGTCCGGGAATTCGTCCGGATAGCCGAGGTTTCCTCGTCGCGATAG
- a CDS encoding methionine ABC transporter ATP-binding protein, whose amino-acid sequence MITVENLTKTFPGSTGQVRALDGVNLDVAAGSVLGVVGPSGAGKSTLARCVALLERPDSGAIRVDGTDLVSLGGTALRAARRQIGVVPQGDSLLRQRTAAGNVALPLESAGVPGPQRRTRVAELLDLVGLTDKAGSYPDQLSGGQRQRIAVARALAASPSVLLADEPTSALDPDTTGSVLTVLDRARAELGVTVLVVTHDMGVVRKICDDVAVLDGGRVVEHGKVLDLVADASSRTAAALLPAVDQNPAVEGAYDRVADVVLVGFAAVGALLPEATNRFGVDLNLLGGGLTRLGETPVARFRVGLTGERSDSALEWIAEAGGAVRRTLAGPQGVAA is encoded by the coding sequence GTGATCACTGTTGAGAACCTCACCAAGACCTTCCCCGGCAGTACCGGTCAGGTTCGCGCGCTGGACGGCGTGAACCTGGACGTCGCCGCGGGCTCCGTCCTCGGCGTCGTCGGCCCCAGCGGGGCGGGCAAGTCCACGCTGGCCCGGTGCGTGGCCCTCCTGGAGCGGCCCGACAGCGGCGCCATCCGCGTCGACGGCACCGACCTGGTGTCGCTCGGCGGAACCGCGCTCCGCGCCGCCCGCAGGCAGATCGGCGTCGTGCCGCAGGGCGACTCGCTGCTGCGCCAGCGGACCGCCGCGGGCAACGTGGCGCTGCCGCTCGAGTCGGCGGGCGTGCCCGGCCCGCAGCGGCGCACGCGCGTCGCCGAGCTGCTCGACCTCGTCGGCCTGACCGACAAGGCGGGCTCCTACCCCGACCAGCTCTCCGGCGGCCAGCGCCAGCGCATCGCCGTCGCGCGCGCCCTCGCGGCCAGCCCGTCCGTGCTGCTGGCCGACGAGCCGACCTCCGCCCTCGACCCCGACACGACCGGCTCGGTGCTCACCGTGCTCGACCGGGCGCGGGCCGAGCTGGGCGTGACGGTGCTCGTGGTGACCCACGACATGGGCGTGGTCCGGAAGATCTGCGACGACGTGGCCGTCCTGGACGGCGGGCGCGTGGTGGAGCACGGCAAGGTGCTGGACCTGGTCGCCGACGCGTCCTCGCGCACGGCCGCCGCGCTGCTGCCCGCCGTGGACCAGAACCCGGCGGTGGAGGGCGCGTACGACCGGGTGGCGGACGTGGTGCTGGTCGGCTTCGCGGCCGTCGGCGCGCTGCTGCCCGAGGCGACCAACCGGTTCGGCGTGGACCTCAACCTGCTGGGCGGCGGCCTGACGCGGCTCGGCGAGACGCCGGTGGCGCGGTTCCGCGTCGGCCTGACCGGCGAGCGTTCCGATTCGGCCCTGGAATGGATTGCGGAGGCGGGTGGGGCGGTGCGCCGGACCCTGGCCGGTCCGCAGGGAGTAGCTGCGTGA
- a CDS encoding methionine ABC transporter permease, with the protein MKSATPWPTVFDYLVTATGETLYMVGVSTLIATVLGVPVGVWLQLTAPGGLRPRPLLHKLLGFVVDLGRAMPFLVLLVLLTSLTRLVIGQSIGPTAAIVPLSVGAIPFVGRLVQNVLSEVHVAVVEAAVTTGATTTRIVRSVLLRESLPALVNAIGVTAIALLGYSAMAGVLGGGGLGDLAVRLGYQRFDDRVLWSTVAVLAVIATLIQFLFNRVARGVDRRRHASV; encoded by the coding sequence GTGAAATCTGCGACACCCTGGCCCACCGTGTTCGACTACCTCGTCACGGCTACCGGCGAGACGTTGTACATGGTGGGCGTCTCCACCCTGATCGCCACCGTGCTCGGTGTGCCCGTCGGCGTCTGGCTCCAGCTCACCGCTCCCGGTGGGCTGAGGCCGAGGCCGCTGCTGCACAAGCTGCTCGGGTTCGTGGTCGACCTCGGCCGCGCGATGCCGTTCCTCGTGCTGCTGGTGCTGCTGACCTCGCTGACGCGGCTGGTGATCGGGCAGTCCATCGGACCGACGGCGGCGATCGTGCCGCTGTCGGTGGGCGCCATCCCGTTCGTCGGCAGGCTCGTCCAGAACGTCCTGTCGGAAGTGCACGTGGCGGTGGTCGAGGCCGCCGTCACCACCGGGGCCACCACGACCCGCATCGTCCGCAGCGTCCTCCTGCGCGAGTCGCTGCCCGCGCTGGTCAACGCGATCGGCGTGACCGCGATCGCCCTGCTCGGCTACTCGGCGATGGCCGGCGTGCTCGGCGGCGGCGGCCTCGGCGACCTCGCCGTGCGGCTGGGCTACCAGCGCTTCGACGACCGGGTCCTCTGGTCGACCGTGGCGGTGCTCGCCGTCATCGCGACCCTGATTCAGTTCCTGTTCAACCGCGTCGCGCGCGGCGTCGACCGCCGCCGGCACGCCTCCGTCTGA
- a CDS encoding MetQ/NlpA family ABC transporter substrate-binding protein produces the protein MRIRAALVAVLLTAVGCGSGQTGGAASDPDAALKVGVSPVPHAQVLKYVADNLAKDKGLKIEVVEFTDYVQPNTALVDGSLDANYFQTVPYLETFKSESGATLEWVGPVHLEPLGVYSRKHKNLADLPEGAKVAVANDATNEARGLRLLQENGLIKVKEGAEKTATVRDIAENPKKLQFVELEAAQLPRSLDDTDVSVVNGNYAIDAGLKPADDALVLEKTEGNPNANGLVTRAELKDDKRIKDLLALLQSQQVKDYIKNTFAGSVLAV, from the coding sequence ATGCGTATTCGTGCTGCCCTCGTCGCCGTGCTGCTGACCGCGGTCGGCTGCGGAAGCGGCCAGACCGGTGGCGCCGCGTCCGACCCCGACGCGGCGCTCAAGGTGGGCGTCAGCCCCGTCCCGCACGCCCAGGTGCTCAAGTACGTGGCCGACAACCTGGCCAAGGACAAGGGCCTGAAGATCGAGGTCGTGGAGTTCACCGACTACGTCCAGCCGAACACCGCGCTGGTGGACGGCTCGCTGGACGCCAACTACTTCCAGACCGTGCCGTACCTGGAGACGTTCAAGTCGGAGAGCGGCGCGACGCTGGAGTGGGTCGGCCCGGTGCACCTGGAGCCGCTCGGCGTGTACTCCAGGAAGCACAAGAACCTGGCCGACCTGCCCGAGGGCGCCAAGGTCGCGGTCGCCAACGACGCCACCAACGAGGCCCGCGGCCTGCGCCTGCTCCAGGAGAACGGCCTGATCAAGGTCAAGGAGGGCGCGGAGAAGACCGCGACCGTCCGGGACATCGCGGAGAACCCGAAGAAGCTCCAGTTCGTGGAGCTGGAAGCGGCGCAGCTGCCCCGCTCGCTGGACGACACCGACGTGTCCGTGGTGAACGGCAACTACGCCATCGACGCGGGCCTGAAGCCGGCCGACGACGCCCTGGTGCTGGAGAAGACCGAGGGCAACCCGAACGCCAACGGCCTCGTGACGCGGGCCGAGCTGAAGGACGACAAGCGGATCAAGGACCTGCTCGCGCTGCTGCAGTCGCAGCAGGTGAAGGACTACATCAAGAACACCTTCGCGGGCTCCGTGCTGGCGGTGTGA